A stretch of Rhododendron vialii isolate Sample 1 chromosome 4a, ASM3025357v1 DNA encodes these proteins:
- the LOC131324387 gene encoding OVARIAN TUMOR DOMAIN-containing deubiquitinating enzyme 11 isoform X2 — MNEHYINKSASASASASASSSSSLNSSFQDTEDDEVISRILAEESPRNDGRLGKRLSHLDSIPLTPRINGEIPDVSDATLDHERLSERLATYGLAELQMEGDGNCQFRALADQLFRNPDYHKHVRKKVVKQLKHFRKSYEGYVPMKYRSYVKKMKKSDIWIGRMGGSYYSARSCRLFRSENLFGHLFSRYLLH, encoded by the exons ATGAATGAACACTATATCAACAAGAGCGCGAGTGCGAGTGCAAGTGCAAGTGCGAGCTCAAGTTCAAGTTTGAACAGTAGTTTCCAAGATACGGAGGATGACGAAGTAATTTCCAGAATACTAGCAGAAGAATCTCCGAGGAATGATGGCAGGCTTGGGAAAAGACTCTCCCATTTGGACTCGATCCCG CTCACTCCTCGCATTAATGGGGAAATACCTGACGTGAGTGATGCAACATTAGACCATGAGCGGCTCTCCGAAAG ATTGGCTACATATGGTTTAGCTGAACTGCAAATGGAGGGAGATGGCAATTGTCAG TTTCGAGCCCTCGCAGATCAGTTGTTTCGCAATCCAGATTATCACAAACATGTACGGAAGAAGGTTGTCAAGCAG CTGAAGCATTTCAGAAAGTCTTATGAAGGTTATGTCCCAATGAAGTACAGAAGCTACGTCAAGAAGATGAAAAAGTCAGACATCTGG ATTGGGAGAATGGGGGGATCATATTACTCTGCAAGGAGCTGCAGACTGT TTCGAAGTGAAAATTTGTTTGGTCACCTCTTTTCGAGATACCTGCTACATTGA
- the LOC131324387 gene encoding OVARIAN TUMOR DOMAIN-containing deubiquitinating enzyme 11 isoform X1 → MNEHYINKSASASASASASSSSSLNSSFQDTEDDEVISRILAEESPRNDGRLGKRLSHLDSIPLTPRINGEIPDVSDATLDHERLSERLATYGLAELQMEGDGNCQFRALADQLFRNPDYHKHVRKKVVKQLKHFRKSYEGYVPMKYRSYVKKMKKLGEWGDHITLQGAADCFEVKICLVTSFRDTCYIEILPKDKNPSREIWLSFWSEVHYNSLYGVGDVPTRAPRKKHWLF, encoded by the exons ATGAATGAACACTATATCAACAAGAGCGCGAGTGCGAGTGCAAGTGCAAGTGCGAGCTCAAGTTCAAGTTTGAACAGTAGTTTCCAAGATACGGAGGATGACGAAGTAATTTCCAGAATACTAGCAGAAGAATCTCCGAGGAATGATGGCAGGCTTGGGAAAAGACTCTCCCATTTGGACTCGATCCCG CTCACTCCTCGCATTAATGGGGAAATACCTGACGTGAGTGATGCAACATTAGACCATGAGCGGCTCTCCGAAAG ATTGGCTACATATGGTTTAGCTGAACTGCAAATGGAGGGAGATGGCAATTGTCAG TTTCGAGCCCTCGCAGATCAGTTGTTTCGCAATCCAGATTATCACAAACATGTACGGAAGAAGGTTGTCAAGCAG CTGAAGCATTTCAGAAAGTCTTATGAAGGTTATGTCCCAATGAAGTACAGAAGCTACGTCAAGAAGATGAAAAA ATTGGGAGAATGGGGGGATCATATTACTCTGCAAGGAGCTGCAGACTGT TTCGAAGTGAAAATTTGTTTGGTCACCTCTTTTCGAGATACCTGCTACATTGAGATCCTTCCCAAGGACAAGAATCCTTCCAGAG aGATATGGTTGAGCTTTTGGAGCGAAGTACACTACAATTCGTTGTATGGAGTCGGAG ATGTTCCAACTAGAGCGCCGAGGAAAAAGCATTGGCTTTTCTAG